From one Lycium barbarum isolate Lr01 chromosome 6, ASM1917538v2, whole genome shotgun sequence genomic stretch:
- the LOC132645731 gene encoding 21 kDa protein-like has protein sequence MEKLVLPLILLLIFSIFVVEGAVVSKFVESQCKHTRYPDLCMSSLATHVNPTSQDPQEIAQVALKVSLVKAVYTKNYLKTVSKELKQNKAKEYQAVKDCLDQMSDSVSQLTNSFKEFQHMKSAENSEGDFAWYQSNVQTWLSTVLTDTYICMDGFNGFPMGGKTMAMIKARVLNVAQVTSNSLALLNGFAVRHRVSRHSSPGKINKP, from the coding sequence atggaaaaacttGTCCTTCCCCTAATTTTACTTCTCATTTTCTCTATCTTTGTTGTTGAGGGTGCAGTTGTGTCTAAATTTGTAGAATCACAATGCAAGCATACTCGTTATCCAGATCTATGTATGAGTTCTCTTGCAACTCAtgtgaatccaacatcacaagatCCTCAAGAAATAGCTCAAGTTGCTTTGAAAGTGAGCCTAGTGAAGGCAGTATACACAAAAAACTACCTGAAAACAGTGTCCAAAGAACTCAAACAAAACAAGGCTAAGGAATATCAAGCGGTGAAAGATTGTTTAGATCAAATGTCAGATAGCGTTTCTCAGCTCACAAATTCATTCAAAGAGTTCCAACACATGAAGAGTGCAGAAAATAGTGAAGGAGATTTTGCTTGGTATCAAAGCAATGTTCAAACTTGGCTTAGTACAGTGTTGACAGACACATATATTTGCATGGATGGGTTTAATGGGTTCCCCATGGGTGGTAAGACGATGGCTATGATTAAAGCTAGGGTACTAAATGTTGCTCAAGTTACTAGCAATTCGTTAGCTTTGCTTAATGGATTTGCAGTTAGGCATAGAGTTTCTCGTCACTCCAGCCCTGGCAAAATTAACAAGCCCTAG